The Caldicellulosiruptor obsidiansis OB47 genome segment AATCTCCTGTTTCATCTGAGTTTCTGTCTCTTCATCAATACAAAATAGCTCTGAAGAAGATAAAGCCTCTTCAAAAAGATCTATGCTGTCTGTGGAATATGATTTCGTAAGTCTAACTTTGCCAATCTCCACAACGTGGTTGTAAAGCTTAATTCCAAACATTTTTAAAAGTTCTTCACAAATAGCTCCAACTGCAACTCTTATAGCAGTTTCTCTTGCACTTGCTCTTTCCAATATATTTCTTGCATCATCAAACCCATATTTTAAACAACCAGCCAAATCTGCATGACCAGGTCGTGGAACTGTTACTTTTTTTGTCTCGAGGTCACATTGTATTGCGTCCATAAAACTTTTCCAGTTTTCATAGTCTCTATTTTCAATCATTAGTGTAATTGGAGCTCCTGTTGTATAAGAGTTTCTAATACCAGAAAGAAATATTACTTTATCCTTTTCTATTTCCATTCGTTTTCCTCTGCCGTAACCTCTCTGTCGCAGTTGCAAAAGATGATTTATATTTTCGATATCTATTTTCACATGTGCAGGAAACCCTTCCACTATAGCTATCAAAGCTTTTCCGTGGGTCTCACCAGCGTCTAAAAACCTCATTGTTTCACCTCAGCTTCTTTTGTTTTTGTATCAAACAAATTACCCTTTTTAAATATAATGATAATATACCAACCCTTATCGTTTTTGAGTAGGTAAAAAGATGAAAAGAAAGCTTGTTAGCATAATTTTTACTTTGATAGTGGTTTATATAATCTTGAGCATACTTATCATCAAAAACTCAGAAAATTATATATATGTCTACCACGAACCTTCGAATTTATCTGTCCACTACGGTGAGTCGCAATATTCATCAATAGTACAAAACCTAAAAGTAAGTCTTGAAAAAGTGACAAAAGAAAAA includes the following:
- the aroC gene encoding chorismate synthase, giving the protein MRFLDAGETHGKALIAIVEGFPAHVKIDIENINHLLQLRQRGYGRGKRMEIEKDKVIFLSGIRNSYTTGAPITLMIENRDYENWKSFMDAIQCDLETKKVTVPRPGHADLAGCLKYGFDDARNILERASARETAIRVAVGAICEELLKMFGIKLYNHVVEIGKVRLTKSYSTDSIDLFEEALSSSELFCIDEETETQMKQEIDIAKQMGDSVGGVAEVICKNVPYGLGSHVHWDRKLDALIAQAVMSIQSVKGVEIGMGFEAARRFGSEVHDEIYYDDKRSFYRKTNNAGGIEGGISNGMDIVVRAAFKPIPTLYKPLKSVDIQTFQPAEAAVERSDTCAVPAGSVVMRAAIAYVLANALIERLGGDSVKTMLETFKRIYNK